The Oxalobacteraceae bacterium OTU3CINTB1 genome includes a window with the following:
- the phoU gene encoding phosphate signaling complex protein PhoU, with product MIGEHSSKQYDNELEAIRSKVLLMGGIVETQFLDAMTCFRIGNPERADRVMREDDTVNQLEVSLDDACSHLIVRRQPAANDLRTIMATIKVITDLERIGDEATKIARTAKALHARGAVTVNHYEMVRGIANNTSDMLHDALDAFARNDGKQALQLIAQDAVIDHEFRSIMRNLITFMMEDPRTISAALDTLWVAKAIERIGDHAKNIAEYVIYVVEGKDIRHTKTVQPIPDDVPAQSE from the coding sequence ATGATCGGTGAGCACTCATCCAAACAGTACGACAATGAATTAGAAGCCATCCGCTCCAAGGTGTTGCTGATGGGCGGCATCGTCGAGACGCAATTCCTCGACGCCATGACCTGCTTCCGCATCGGCAACCCGGAGCGCGCCGACCGCGTGATGCGCGAGGACGACACCGTCAACCAGCTGGAAGTGTCGCTGGACGACGCCTGCAGCCACCTGATCGTGCGTCGCCAGCCGGCCGCCAACGACCTGCGCACCATCATGGCGACGATCAAGGTCATCACCGACCTCGAGCGCATCGGCGACGAAGCGACCAAGATCGCCCGCACCGCCAAGGCGCTGCATGCGCGCGGCGCGGTCACCGTCAACCATTACGAAATGGTGCGCGGCATCGCCAACAACACCAGCGACATGCTGCACGACGCGCTCGACGCGTTCGCCCGCAACGACGGCAAGCAGGCCTTGCAGCTGATCGCCCAGGACGCCGTGATCGACCACGAATTCCGTTCGATCATGCGCAACCTGATCACCTTCATGATGGAAGATCCGCGCACCATCTCGGCCGCGCTGGACACGCTGTGGGTCGCCAAGGCGATCGAGCGCATCGGCGATCACGCCAAGAACATCGCCGAATACGTTATCTACGTCGTCGAAGGCAAGGATATCCGTCACACCAAAACCGTGCAGCCGATCCCTGACGACGTCCCGGCGCAAAGCGAGTAA
- a CDS encoding MipA/OmpV family protein, whose protein sequence is MRHAIKLKLAFALTTLCALGANSSAADAPDGDSLMVGLGAAWVPEYAGSDDSRVVPVPFLERSYANGFFISTRRGLGYQTNVGAVNLSGALTYGGARDEKKRTFAAGSDALRGMGDIDGGLQAVLTASYQLGKVGLSVGTTQAVGKRENGSTYTLGASVPLYSGTDDQVSLGGSAVYGDNKHMQTYFGVTGAQSARSGYKAYQAKSGFEAVSAAVSWDHVIDKRWSAHTAVGFTRLLGDAADSPLTKRKTTPMVMTGISYKF, encoded by the coding sequence ATGCGCCACGCCATCAAACTCAAGCTCGCCTTCGCCCTGACCACCTTGTGCGCCCTCGGCGCCAACAGCAGCGCCGCCGACGCGCCCGACGGCGACAGCCTGATGGTGGGCCTGGGCGCGGCCTGGGTGCCGGAATACGCCGGCAGCGACGACAGCCGCGTGGTGCCGGTGCCTTTCCTGGAACGCAGCTACGCCAACGGCTTCTTCATCAGCACCCGGCGCGGCCTGGGCTACCAAACCAACGTCGGCGCGGTCAACCTGAGCGGCGCGCTGACCTACGGCGGCGCGCGCGACGAGAAAAAACGCACCTTCGCCGCCGGTTCCGACGCGCTGCGGGGCATGGGCGACATCGACGGCGGCTTGCAGGCCGTGCTGACGGCCAGCTACCAGCTCGGCAAGGTCGGCCTGAGCGTCGGCACCACGCAAGCCGTCGGCAAGCGCGAGAACGGCTCCACCTACACGCTCGGCGCCTCGGTGCCGCTGTACAGCGGCACCGACGACCAGGTCAGCCTGGGCGGCTCGGCAGTCTACGGCGACAACAAGCACATGCAAACCTACTTCGGCGTCACCGGCGCGCAAAGCGCGCGCTCAGGTTACAAGGCCTACCAGGCCAAGTCCGGCTTCGAGGCCGTCAGCGCCGCCGTCAGCTGGGACCACGTGATCGACAAACGCTGGTCGGCCCATACCGCCGTCGGCTTCACGCGACTGCTGGGTGACGCCGCCGACAGCCCGCTGACCAAGCGCAAGACCACGCCGATGGTGATGACGGGTATCAGCTACAAGTTTTGA
- the phoR gene encoding phosphate regulon sensor histidine kinase PhoR has protein sequence MNPKLVFWVPAALRTALILAVCALLGWMFGWMTGLVVALVAMLVMVFVQLSYLYQLSNWMDDPQSAKLPDGWGAWTNIFSRLYRMRRDDEKNQAELTEWLARFRQAMHLLPDGVVIMDDVLFLEWCNPAAEKHLGLTHERDKGMRVTNLVRNPDFMDYIILGRYEQPLTISFRERKLIVHIIPFENRRQILVTHDATETERIEEMRRDFIANASHELRTPLTVIVGFLEIAASEGLDVATRSAHLKLMTEQGHRMQHLIEDMLTLSRLESVDYPMRPEQIDVRKLMEQVLRDARALSAGKHEITMEFDGPDIMGSYEELHSAFGNLASNAVRYTPAGGRINLVWREFDSGVKFKVEDTGIGISPEHISRLTERFYRVDKSRSRETQGTGLGLAIVKHVLLRHGSTLQIKSEAGKGSSFIVCLPKTAIVQRQPELMLN, from the coding sequence ATGAATCCAAAACTGGTGTTCTGGGTGCCGGCAGCATTGCGCACCGCTCTTATTTTGGCGGTGTGCGCCTTGCTGGGCTGGATGTTCGGATGGATGACCGGCCTGGTGGTCGCCCTGGTGGCGATGCTGGTGATGGTGTTCGTGCAGCTGTCCTACCTGTACCAGCTGAGCAATTGGATGGACGACCCGCAAAGCGCCAAGCTGCCCGACGGCTGGGGCGCCTGGACCAACATCTTCTCGCGCCTGTACCGCATGCGCCGCGACGACGAAAAGAACCAGGCTGAGCTGACCGAATGGCTGGCGCGCTTCCGCCAGGCCATGCACCTGCTGCCGGACGGCGTGGTCATCATGGACGACGTGCTGTTCCTTGAGTGGTGCAATCCGGCCGCCGAAAAACACCTGGGCCTGACGCACGAGCGCGACAAGGGCATGCGCGTGACCAACCTGGTGCGCAATCCCGACTTCATGGATTACATCATCCTCGGCCGCTACGAGCAGCCGTTGACGATCAGCTTCCGCGAGCGCAAGCTGATCGTGCACATCATTCCGTTCGAGAACCGCCGCCAGATCTTGGTCACGCACGACGCCACCGAGACCGAGCGCATCGAAGAGATGCGCCGCGACTTCATCGCCAACGCCTCGCACGAGCTGCGCACGCCGCTCACGGTGATCGTCGGCTTCCTGGAGATCGCCGCGTCGGAAGGGCTGGACGTGGCCACGCGCTCGGCGCACTTGAAGCTGATGACGGAGCAGGGCCACCGCATGCAACACTTGATCGAGGACATGCTGACCTTGTCGCGGCTGGAATCGGTGGATTACCCGATGCGGCCCGAGCAGATCGACGTGCGCAAGCTGATGGAGCAAGTGCTGCGCGACGCCCGCGCGCTGTCGGCAGGCAAGCATGAGATCACGATGGAGTTCGACGGCCCGGACATCATGGGCAGCTACGAGGAATTGCACAGCGCCTTCGGCAACCTCGCTTCGAACGCGGTGCGCTACACGCCGGCCGGCGGCAGGATCAATCTGGTCTGGCGCGAGTTCGACAGCGGCGTCAAATTCAAGGTCGAGGATACTGGCATCGGCATCAGTCCGGAGCATATCTCGCGGCTGACGGAGCGTTTCTATCGCGTCGACAAGAGCCGCTCGCGCGAAACGCAGGGCACCGGGCTGGGCCTGGCGATCGTCAAGCACGTGCTGCTGCGCCACGGCAGCACCTTGCAGATCAAATCGGAAGCGGGCAAGGGCAGCAGCTTCATCGTGTGCCTGCCGAAGACGGCGATTGTGCAGCGCCAGCCGGAGTTGATGCTCAACTAA
- a CDS encoding response regulator has protein sequence MASDKTTVLIVEDEPAIVELVTFSLREAGWNCCAVQSVGEAWDFIQTRTPQLILLDWMLPDQTGLRLLARIRSDRQFNEIPVIMLTAKSMEEDKLAGLNSGADDYVTKPFSPRELLARAKALLRRKSPEHAQATMRAANVMLDPVSCTVSMDEQKIDIGHAEYKLLKFLLAHPERVFSRSQLLDKVWGDHVVIEERTVDVHVLRLRKALKEAEHLIKTVRSVGYMLSEK, from the coding sequence ATGGCATCTGATAAAACCACTGTACTGATCGTTGAAGATGAACCGGCGATTGTCGAACTGGTGACGTTCTCCCTGCGTGAAGCTGGCTGGAACTGCTGCGCGGTGCAAAGCGTGGGCGAGGCCTGGGACTTCATCCAGACCCGCACCCCGCAATTGATTTTGCTCGACTGGATGCTGCCTGACCAGACCGGCTTGCGCCTGCTGGCGCGCATCCGCTCGGACCGCCAGTTCAACGAGATTCCGGTGATCATGTTGACGGCCAAGAGCATGGAAGAAGACAAGCTGGCCGGCCTGAACAGCGGCGCCGACGACTACGTCACCAAGCCGTTCTCGCCGCGCGAGCTGCTGGCGCGCGCCAAAGCGCTGTTGCGCCGCAAGAGCCCGGAGCATGCGCAAGCGACGATGCGCGCCGCCAACGTCATGCTGGACCCGGTCAGCTGCACCGTCTCCATGGACGAGCAGAAGATCGACATCGGCCACGCCGAGTACAAATTGCTCAAGTTCCTGCTGGCGCATCCGGAGCGCGTGTTCTCGCGCAGCCAGCTGCTCGACAAAGTCTGGGGCGACCACGTCGTCATCGAAGAACGCACCGTCGACGTGCATGTCCTGCGCCTGCGCAAGGCCCTGAAGGAAGCGGAACATTTGATTAAGACCGTTCGTAGTGTAGGCTACATGCTTTCGGAAAAATAA
- a CDS encoding glutathione S-transferase family protein, whose amino-acid sequence MSLTLYYHPLASFCHKVLIALYENGTPFDKRIINLGEESDRAELQAMWPPCKFPVIRDHERTRDVPETSVIIEYLDRYFPGEKPLIPADWDAALDVRLWDRFFDNYVQEPMQTIVNGHLTGLQCDQTKERTKLKTAYKMIEKRMTSRIWMCGDDFSMADCAAAPALFYASTILPFPEEYSQLQAYFERLVMRPSFKQVLEEAKPYFSMYPFVQDIPDRFL is encoded by the coding sequence ATGTCTTTGACCCTTTACTACCATCCGCTGGCCTCGTTCTGCCACAAGGTGCTGATCGCGCTCTACGAGAACGGCACGCCGTTCGACAAGCGCATCATCAATCTGGGGGAGGAGAGCGACCGCGCCGAACTGCAGGCGATGTGGCCGCCGTGCAAGTTTCCCGTCATCCGCGACCATGAGCGCACCCGCGACGTGCCCGAGACCTCGGTCATCATCGAGTATCTGGACCGCTACTTCCCCGGGGAGAAGCCGCTGATTCCGGCCGACTGGGACGCGGCGCTGGATGTGCGCCTGTGGGACCGCTTCTTCGATAACTATGTGCAGGAGCCGATGCAAACCATCGTCAACGGCCACCTGACCGGATTGCAGTGCGACCAGACCAAGGAGCGCACCAAGCTCAAGACGGCCTACAAGATGATCGAAAAACGCATGACGAGCAGGATATGGATGTGCGGCGACGACTTCAGCATGGCCGACTGCGCGGCGGCGCCGGCGCTGTTCTACGCCAGCACGATCTTGCCGTTCCCGGAGGAGTACAGCCAGTTGCAGGCGTACTTCGAGCGGCTGGTGATGCGGCCATCGTTCAAGCAGGTGTTGGAGGAGGCGAAACCGTATTTCTCGATGTATCCGTTTGTGCAGGATATTCCGGACCGGTTTTTGTGA
- the pstA gene encoding phosphate ABC transporter permease PstA has product MNQAVINSAASIPAPVNKVYRKRLLQHRIGIALSVFAMTIGLAVLAWILVTLIIKGFGALSVNMFTETTPAPGSEGGGLANAIFGSFMIVGLSTLLSTPIGILAGIYLAEYGEENKIASITRFVTDIMLSAPSIVIGMFVWAMYVATTKHYSGYAGSIALALIAIPVVVRTTDNMLRLVPNSLLEAAFALGAPRWKVAMLVRLRAVKAGVITGVLLAVARISGETAPLLFTALNNQFFSKDMNGPMANLPVVIYGFAMSPYDNWRDLAWGGALLVTFSVLALNIISRTLFSQKIPN; this is encoded by the coding sequence ATGAACCAAGCCGTCATCAACTCCGCCGCAAGCATCCCCGCGCCGGTCAACAAGGTCTACCGCAAGCGCCTGCTGCAACACCGCATCGGCATCGCGTTGTCGGTGTTCGCCATGACCATCGGCCTGGCCGTGCTGGCCTGGATCCTGGTCACCCTGATCATCAAGGGCTTCGGCGCGCTGAGCGTGAACATGTTCACCGAAACCACACCGGCCCCTGGCAGCGAGGGCGGCGGTCTGGCCAACGCCATCTTCGGCAGCTTCATGATCGTCGGCCTGTCGACGTTGTTGAGCACGCCGATCGGCATCCTGGCCGGCATTTACCTGGCCGAATACGGCGAAGAGAACAAGATCGCGTCGATCACCCGTTTCGTCACCGACATCATGCTGTCGGCGCCATCGATCGTGATCGGTATGTTCGTCTGGGCCATGTACGTGGCCACCACCAAGCATTACTCCGGTTACGCCGGCTCGATCGCGCTGGCGCTGATCGCCATCCCGGTCGTGGTGCGCACCACCGACAACATGCTGCGCCTGGTGCCGAACAGCCTGCTCGAAGCGGCCTTCGCCCTCGGCGCGCCGCGCTGGAAAGTGGCCATGCTGGTGCGCCTGCGCGCCGTCAAGGCCGGTGTCATCACCGGCGTGCTGCTGGCCGTGGCCCGCATCTCCGGCGAAACCGCGCCGCTGCTGTTCACCGCCTTGAACAACCAGTTCTTCAGCAAGGACATGAATGGCCCGATGGCCAACCTGCCGGTGGTGATCTACGGCTTCGCGATGAGCCCTTACGATAACTGGCGCGACCTGGCCTGGGGCGGCGCGCTGCTGGTGACCTTCAGTGTGTTGGCGCTGAATATCATCTCGCGCACCCTGTTCAGCCAAAAAATCCCGAATTAA
- a CDS encoding CPBP family intramembrane metalloprotease, producing MISDTTIATYILLAAAICAAWAKPVTLGRVSVAPWMAFFAAALVLGMAAGVLRSPAIVALVALTGTAYMTARAPQRSVRVIFGVVTAVLALALAIHKLPGFNNAVVIDAVTISPGAAPFTQYANFDKGAVGLILLAFLCSRARSWKEFGGVLKQSLPVLLATLVAVLGLATAVGAVRPDLKLSQLTMQFIAVNLFFTVVAEEAFFRGFLQHRLAASLARWRCGKWIALACSALLFGLVHLPGGAPYALLATIAGFGYAYAYHVTQRIEAPIFLHIALNAAHFIAFSYPALR from the coding sequence ATGATCTCCGACACCACCATCGCCACTTATATCCTGCTTGCCGCCGCGATTTGCGCCGCGTGGGCCAAACCGGTCACCCTCGGACGCGTGAGCGTCGCGCCGTGGATGGCGTTCTTTGCCGCCGCGCTCGTGTTGGGCATGGCGGCCGGGGTGCTGCGGTCGCCGGCCATCGTCGCGCTGGTGGCGCTGACCGGCACGGCCTATATGACGGCACGCGCGCCGCAGCGCTCTGTGCGCGTGATTTTCGGTGTGGTCACGGCGGTGTTGGCACTGGCGCTGGCGATCCACAAACTGCCCGGCTTTAACAACGCGGTCGTGATCGACGCCGTCACGATCTCACCCGGCGCGGCGCCGTTCACGCAGTATGCCAACTTCGACAAAGGCGCGGTCGGTCTGATTTTGCTGGCCTTCCTGTGCAGCCGGGCCCGTTCGTGGAAAGAGTTCGGGGGTGTGCTCAAGCAGTCGTTGCCGGTGCTGCTGGCCACTTTGGTGGCGGTGCTCGGCCTGGCCACGGCCGTCGGCGCGGTGCGTCCAGACCTCAAGCTGTCGCAGCTGACAATGCAGTTTATCGCCGTCAATCTGTTCTTCACCGTGGTGGCGGAGGAAGCCTTTTTCCGCGGCTTCCTCCAGCACCGCCTGGCCGCGTCGCTGGCGCGCTGGCGCTGCGGCAAGTGGATCGCGCTGGCCTGCTCGGCGCTGCTGTTCGGCCTGGTCCACCTGCCGGGCGGCGCGCCGTACGCGCTGCTGGCCACCATCGCCGGTTTCGGCTACGCCTACGCCTATCATGTGACGCAGCGCATTGAGGCGCCGATCTTCCTGCACATTGCGCTCAACGCCGCCCACTTCATCGCCTTCAGCTACCCCGCCCTGCGCTGA
- a CDS encoding AI-2E family transporter codes for MSDSLPARALPNAVVGLVGTATVLGLLYFGRDVLIPITLAFIFSFLIAPFVRSLRRIGLGQTASVLTGVLLVTAALLMIGAVIISQVSRLGASLPLYQDTIAAKVEALDSLTRGTIGSLGGPAGQLIEHFTQDVPGTPLEARPGLPASSRMPVPVEIHEPALKPLQLLGKIIASVWPPLEMAGIVFIVLIFVLLEHEALRDRFIRLAGGADLRATTIAVNDAGERLSRFFISQFAVNACTGIAIWIGLSVIGLSQALLWGTMTAVLRFIPYVGFWMSAFCATLLAAAIDPGWSLALMTFGWFLVVDIIVAQTIEPKLYGHTTGLSPLSVVVAAIFWSAIWGPVGLVLSTPLTLCLVVAGRYIRALKVLEIMFGELPALTMPQNFYQRILSGDAHEIVASAKRYMQHKSLAAYCDGVLVPALHLAHFDLKDNAITPEEEVKVSTAVIAVIEALSGNPKWWKRRKSVSALAGVGIGRQLRDSRISATGEWQGSFDVPPGSLVLTVGLSGQFDELATEILVRVLREQKIDARSMSMEDLDDEPPPEASPELVSIVCLVSIDPLNDRQKMDQAIQKFRESLPHCKQFAVLLPSPFENPDLRDCTFDQADHVSYSFEDALQSCVKALQSKAT; via the coding sequence GTGTCAGACTCACTCCCCGCCCGCGCATTGCCCAACGCCGTCGTCGGCCTGGTCGGTACGGCCACAGTGCTGGGCCTGCTGTACTTCGGCCGCGACGTGCTCATCCCCATCACGCTGGCCTTCATCTTCAGCTTTTTGATCGCGCCGTTCGTGCGCTCGCTGCGCCGCATCGGCCTGGGCCAGACCGCCTCCGTGCTCACCGGCGTGCTGCTCGTCACCGCCGCGCTGCTGATGATAGGCGCGGTGATCATTTCGCAAGTGAGCCGCCTCGGTGCCAGCCTGCCGTTGTACCAGGACACCATCGCCGCCAAGGTCGAAGCGCTCGACAGCCTCACGCGCGGCACCATCGGCAGCCTCGGCGGCCCGGCCGGCCAGTTGATCGAACACTTCACGCAAGATGTGCCGGGCACGCCGCTTGAAGCGCGTCCTGGCTTGCCTGCATCGAGCCGCATGCCGGTGCCGGTTGAAATCCACGAACCCGCGCTCAAACCTTTGCAGTTGCTGGGCAAGATCATCGCCTCGGTCTGGCCGCCGCTGGAGATGGCCGGCATCGTCTTCATCGTGCTGATCTTCGTGCTGCTGGAACATGAGGCGCTGCGCGACCGCTTCATCCGCCTGGCCGGCGGCGCCGACTTGCGCGCCACGACCATTGCCGTCAACGACGCCGGCGAGCGGCTATCGCGCTTCTTCATCTCGCAATTCGCCGTCAACGCCTGCACCGGCATCGCCATCTGGATCGGCCTGAGCGTGATCGGCCTGTCGCAGGCGCTGCTGTGGGGCACGATGACCGCCGTACTGCGCTTCATCCCTTACGTCGGCTTCTGGATGTCCGCGTTCTGCGCCACCTTGCTGGCGGCTGCCATCGATCCCGGCTGGTCGCTGGCGTTGATGACGTTCGGCTGGTTCCTGGTGGTCGACATCATCGTCGCCCAGACCATCGAGCCCAAACTGTACGGCCACACCACGGGACTGTCGCCGCTGTCGGTGGTGGTGGCGGCGATCTTCTGGAGCGCGATCTGGGGCCCGGTCGGGCTGGTGCTGTCGACGCCGCTAACCTTGTGCTTGGTCGTGGCGGGCCGCTACATCCGCGCGCTCAAGGTGCTGGAGATCATGTTTGGCGAATTGCCGGCGCTGACGATGCCGCAGAATTTTTATCAACGCATCCTGTCCGGCGACGCCCACGAGATCGTCGCCAGCGCCAAGCGCTACATGCAGCACAAGTCGCTGGCGGCCTATTGCGACGGCGTGCTGGTGCCGGCGCTGCACCTGGCCCACTTCGACCTGAAGGACAACGCCATCACGCCGGAGGAAGAGGTCAAGGTCAGCACGGCCGTGATCGCCGTCATCGAGGCGCTGAGCGGCAATCCGAAGTGGTGGAAGCGCCGGAAAAGCGTCTCGGCGCTGGCCGGCGTCGGCATCGGCCGTCAGTTGCGCGACAGCCGCATCTCGGCCACCGGCGAGTGGCAGGGATCGTTCGATGTGCCGCCCGGCAGCCTGGTGCTGACCGTGGGGCTCAGCGGCCAGTTCGACGAGCTGGCCACGGAGATCCTGGTGCGCGTGCTGCGCGAGCAAAAGATCGACGCCCGCAGCATGAGCATGGAAGATTTGGATGATGAACCGCCGCCGGAAGCGTCGCCGGAACTGGTGTCGATTGTGTGCCTGGTCAGCATCGATCCGCTGAACGACCGCCAGAAGATGGATCAGGCGATCCAGAAATTCCGCGAGAGCCTGCCGCATTGCAAGCAGTTCGCGGTGCTGTTGCCGAGCCCGTTCGAGAATCCCGATCTGCGCGATTGTACGTTCGATCAAGCCGATCACGTATCCTATTCGTTCGAGGACGCGCTGCAAAGTTGCGTGAAAGCGTTGCAAAGCAAAGCGACCTAA
- a CDS encoding VOC family protein — MSLSFHIDYNGQCEEAFNFYAEHLGGKIGTMLRLKDAPMPASPASPGDKIVHANISIDGVELAGADVDPISYEKPKGFYVLLGVDSEAKVRSFFDALQTDGHVVLSPQRTFWSPCYAIVVDRFGVPWKINQGT, encoded by the coding sequence ATGAGCTTGTCATTTCATATCGACTACAACGGACAATGTGAGGAGGCGTTCAACTTCTACGCCGAACACCTTGGTGGAAAGATCGGCACGATGCTTCGGCTTAAAGACGCCCCTATGCCTGCGTCACCGGCGTCGCCTGGAGATAAAATCGTCCACGCGAATATCAGTATCGATGGTGTCGAGTTGGCGGGTGCCGACGTCGACCCGATCAGCTACGAGAAGCCGAAGGGTTTTTATGTGCTGCTCGGTGTCGACTCCGAGGCGAAGGTCAGGTCCTTCTTCGACGCCTTGCAAACCGACGGGCACGTCGTGCTCTCGCCGCAGAGAACATTTTGGTCGCCCTGCTATGCAATTGTGGTCGACCGTTTCGGCGTTCCGTGGAAAATTAACCAGGGTACCTGA
- a CDS encoding phasin family protein, producing the protein MNSFVETISPAAKNHIEARIAYFNDVSLAMVQTMRELAEVNLQFSRSWMQDSTQMLQTAMLTPPTERADASPSVEAVAQKLQTYQQQLVKITSDFQTNINQVAQQHVPQTARTATELADVVTQKAAAQTDQQLRMQKAAGKEILDQATQFAQVASQNRAMQQPASMQSDENKGNKS; encoded by the coding sequence ATGAATTCGTTTGTGGAAACCATATCGCCAGCAGCAAAAAATCACATCGAGGCACGTATCGCTTACTTTAACGATGTGTCGCTTGCCATGGTGCAGACGATGCGCGAACTTGCAGAAGTGAACCTGCAGTTCAGCCGCAGCTGGATGCAGGATTCCACGCAAATGCTGCAAACGGCAATGCTGACGCCGCCCACCGAGCGCGCCGATGCCAGCCCGTCCGTCGAGGCGGTCGCGCAGAAACTGCAGACCTATCAACAGCAACTGGTGAAGATCACCAGCGACTTCCAGACCAACATCAACCAGGTCGCGCAGCAGCACGTGCCGCAGACGGCGCGTACGGCCACCGAGCTGGCCGACGTGGTGACCCAAAAGGCCGCGGCACAGACCGACCAGCAACTGCGCATGCAGAAAGCCGCCGGCAAGGAAATCCTCGACCAGGCCACCCAGTTCGCCCAGGTCGCGTCGCAGAACCGCGCGATGCAGCAGCCGGCATCGATGCAAAGCGACGAAAACAAAGGCAACAAGAGCTAA
- a CDS encoding YkvA family protein, translating into MAKTEYASHYSDAGFWNKVKTHAKSAGQKVLEQALKMYYSATDPDTPLWAKTTIYGALGYFISPIDAIPDLLPALGYTDDIGVLIAAATAVAAHIKDEHVQKARDTLKQWFGD; encoded by the coding sequence ATGGCCAAGACCGAATACGCATCGCACTATTCCGATGCCGGCTTCTGGAACAAGGTAAAGACCCACGCGAAAAGCGCCGGACAAAAAGTGCTCGAACAGGCGCTGAAGATGTATTACTCCGCCACCGACCCGGACACGCCGCTGTGGGCGAAGACGACCATCTACGGCGCGCTCGGCTATTTCATTTCGCCGATCGACGCGATACCGGACCTGCTGCCGGCCTTGGGCTATACCGACGATATCGGCGTGCTGATCGCTGCCGCCACCGCCGTGGCCGCGCACATCAAGGACGAGCATGTGCAGAAAGCACGGGACACGCTGAAACAATGGTTCGGCGACTAG
- the pstB gene encoding phosphate ABC transporter ATP-binding protein PstB, giving the protein MNTQLSPENTAVMTGNKRKTIEISGLNFFYGKTQSLTNVNLDIHERQVTAFIGPSGCGKSTLLRTLNRMYDLYPGQRAEGSIMYRGRNILEEGQDVNMLRAKVGMVFQKPTPFPMSIYDNIAFGVRLYEDLSKGEMDERVEWALKKAALWGEVKDKLTKSGLSLSGGQQQRLCIARGVAVKPDVLLLDEPTSALDPISTSKVEELISELKQDYTIAIVTHNMQQAARCSDYTAYMYLGELVEFGETDQIFMNPARKETQDYITGRFG; this is encoded by the coding sequence ATGAATACGCAACTGAGCCCGGAAAACACCGCCGTCATGACTGGCAACAAACGCAAGACCATCGAAATCAGCGGCCTGAATTTCTTTTACGGTAAGACCCAGAGCCTGACCAACGTCAACCTCGACATCCACGAGCGCCAGGTGACGGCCTTCATCGGCCCGTCCGGCTGCGGCAAGTCGACCCTGCTGCGCACCCTGAACCGCATGTACGACCTGTACCCGGGCCAGCGCGCCGAAGGTTCGATCATGTACCGCGGCCGTAACATCCTCGAAGAAGGCCAGGACGTCAACATGCTGCGCGCCAAGGTTGGCATGGTGTTCCAGAAGCCGACGCCGTTCCCGATGTCGATCTACGACAACATCGCCTTCGGCGTGCGCCTGTACGAAGACCTGTCGAAGGGCGAGATGGACGAGCGCGTCGAATGGGCGCTGAAAAAAGCCGCGCTGTGGGGCGAGGTCAAGGACAAGCTGACCAAGAGCGGCCTGTCGCTGTCGGGCGGCCAGCAACAGCGCCTGTGCATCGCGCGCGGCGTCGCCGTCAAACCGGACGTGCTGCTGCTGGACGAGCCGACCTCGGCGCTGGACCCGATCTCGACCTCGAAAGTGGAAGAGCTGATCAGCGAACTGAAGCAGGATTACACGATCGCCATCGTCACCCACAACATGCAGCAGGCCGCGCGTTGCTCGGACTACACCGCCTATATGTACCTGGGCGAGCTGGTTGAATTCGGCGAAACCGATCAGATCTTCATGAATCCGGCCCGCAAGGAAACCCAGGATTACATCACCGGCCGCTTCGGCTGA